From a region of the Saccharomyces cerevisiae S288C chromosome IX, complete sequence genome:
- the MCM10 gene encoding Mcm10p (Essential chromatin-associated protein; involved in initiation of DNA replication; promotes origin duplex unwinding by head-to-head CMG helicase complexes; required for association of MCM2-7 complex with replication origins; required to stabilize the catalytic subunit of DNA polymerase-alpha; coordinates function of the replication fork helicase; self-associates through its N-terminal domain) has product MNDPREILAVDPYNNITSDEEDEQAIARELEFMERKRQALVERLKRKQEFKKPQDPNFEAIEVPQSPTKNRVKVGSHNATQQGTKFEGSNINEVRLSQLQQQPKPPASTTTYFMEKFQNAKKNEDKQIAKFESMMNARVHTFSTDEKKYVPIITNELESFSNLWVKKRYIPEDDLKRALHEIKILRLGKLFAKIRPPKFQEPEYANWATVGLISHKSDIKFTSSEKPVKFFMFTITDFQHTLDVYIFGKKGVERYYNLRLGDVIAILNPEVLPWRPSGRGNFIKSFNLRISHDFKCILEIGSSRDLGWCPIVNKKTHKKCGSPINISLHKCCDYHREVQFRGTSAKRIELNGGYALGAPTKVDSQPSLYKAKGENGFNIIKGTRKRLSEEEERLKKSSHNFTNSNSAKAFFDEKFQNPDMLANLDNKRRKIIETKKSTALSRELGKIMRRRESSGLEDKSVGERQKMKRTTESALQTGLIQRLGFDPTHGKISQVLKSSVSGSEPKNNLLGKKKTVINDLLHYKKEKVILAPSKNEWFKKRSHREEVWQKHFGSKETKETSDGSASDLEII; this is encoded by the coding sequence ATGAATGATCCTCGTGAAATTTTAGCGGTTGATCCGTACAATAATATTACTtctgatgaagaggatgagCAAGCCATCGCGAGAGAACTTGAATTTATGGAACGAAAGAGGCAGGCCTTAGTGGAACgattaaaaagaaagcaagaATTTAAGAAACCCCAGGATCCTAATTTTGAAGCCATCGAGGTACCTCAATCTCCTACCAAAAACCGTGTGAAAGTGGGGTCTCATAATGCTACACAACAAGGCACAAAATTCGAAGGTTCGAATATTAATGAAGTAAGGTTATCTCAATTACAGCAGCAACCAAAACCACCAGCTAGTACAACCACATACTTTATGgagaaatttcaaaacgCAAAGAAGAACGAAGATAAACAAATTGCCAAGTTTGAAAGCATGATGAATGCAAGAGTACATACGTTCAGTACCGATGAGAAGAAATATGTGCCGATAATCACAAACGAATTAGAAAgcttttcaaatctttgGGTTAAAAAGAGGTACATACCTGAAGATGACTTAAAACGGGCTTTGCATGAGATCAAAATCCTTCGGTTGGGCAAACTTTTTGCTAAAATTCGCCCACCTAAATTTCAAGAGCCTGAATACGCCAACTGGGCCACCGTAGGCCTCATTAGCCACAAATCGGACATCAAATTTACATCATCTGAAAAGCCAGTCAAATTCTTCATGTTCACCATAACGGACTTTCAGCATACACTAGATGTTTATATCTTCGGGAAAAAGGGTGTAGAAAGATATTATAATCTTCGCCTGGGTGATGTGATAGCAATATTAAACCCAGAAGTACTACCATGGAGACCCTCAGGGCGAGgaaattttatcaaatccTTCAACCTTCGAATTAGTCATGACTTCAAATGTATCCTGGAGATAGGTTCAAGTAGAGATTTAGGTTGGTGTCCCATAGTGAATAAAAAGACTCACAAAAAATGTGGCTCTCCCATTAACATATCTCTTCATAAGTGTTGCGATTACCATAGAGAAGTGCAATTTCGTGGAACAAGTGCTAAAAGAATTGAATTAAATGGTGGGTACGCCTTGGGCGCGCCTACGAAAGTGGACTCTCAACCAAGCCTATATAAGGCCAAAGGGGAAAACGGGTTTAATATAATCAAAGGTACTCGTAAGCGCCTGTCagaagaggaggaaagACTTAAAAAGAGCTCTCACAATTTTACGAATAGTAATTCTGCCAAAGCATTTTTCGACGAGAAATTTCAGAATCCAGATATGCTGGCAAACTTAGACAataaaagaaggaaaataatagaaaCTAAGAAATCGACAGCACTGAGCCGCGAACTAGGCAAAATTATGAGAAGGAGGGAATCCAGCGGATTAGAAGATAAGAGCGTCGGAGAGCgacagaaaatgaaacgAACCACAGAAAGTGCCCTCCAGACAGGGCTTATCCAACGCCTAGGATTCGATCCCACTCATGGAAAAATTTCCCAAGTACTCAAGTCTTCTGTATCAGGGAGCGAACCTAAGAACAACTTACTcggtaaaaaaaaaactgttaTAAACGATCTCTTGCATtacaagaaggaaaaagtcATTCTCGCACCTTCAAAGAACGAATGgttcaagaaaagaagccATCGCGAAGAAGTTTGGCAAAAACATTTCGGATCCAAGGAAACTAAAGAAACTTCTGACGGTAGTGCCAGCGATCTTGAGATAATATAA
- the IMP21 gene encoding Imp21p (Transcriptional activator involved in maintenance of ion homeostasis; also involved in protection against DNA damage caused by bleomycin and other oxidants; contains a C-terminal leucine-rich repeat), giving the protein MQKSILLTKPDGTQSNLHSIKTETPTTVEFDSEQMERGHRERGRSKKKRGERDSNVSSLSRSRSRASSRSRVREEEFLKWTVLRQDPSMRLRVVDVDSEEEGEGNDEDDDDGDGDDMDEEESDEEQVSDIENDLEIDEEFHYDLGMKVLPNFCTSINEVLDSSKPWIAKYEISIRGHENEDVSLEQLDGGYVRAMQLLTKGAGAEAGNQRSFILYTDLSSESTYALTYLMGAAVNQGDTVYIVHWEPSKPTDDSQMFANVARIRKHVMHLFDCVAGVLDDLDVVVLSLTHPYPKHLLNEMIHGLKPVALCCSLSVILSTLQNFVCSVPILAVRKKLKRAKRKGISE; this is encoded by the coding sequence ATGCAGAAGAGCATATTGCTGACTAAACCTGACGGAACACAATCGAATCTACACAGCATCAAAACGGAAACGCCCACCACGGTGGAGTTCGACTCGGAGCAGATGGAAAGGGGCCACAGGGAAAGAGGTCGTagcaagaagaaaagaggcGAACGAGACTCAAACGTGAGCAGTCTGTCGCGGTCGAGAAGCAGGGCCAGTAGCCGCAGCAGAGTAAGGGAGGAAGAGTTCCTCAAGTGGACCGTGTTGAGGCAGGACCCCTCGATGCGGTTGAGGGTCGTGGATGTGGATTCTGAAGAGGAAGGTGAGGGCAACGACGAAGATGACGACGACGGCGACGGCGACGATATGGACGAGGAAGAGTCCGATGAAGAGCAAGTGAGCGATATAGAGAACGATTTAGAGATTGACGAGGAGTTCCACTACGATCTGGGCATGAAAGTGTTACCCAACTTTTGTACCAGCATAAACGAAGTGCTAGACTCCAGCAAGCCCTGGATAGCCAAGTACGAGATCAGCATCCGTGGCCACGAAAACGAAGACGTGTCTCTGGAGCAACTCGACGGAGGCTACGTCAGAGCCATGCAACTACTCACCAAGGGTGCCGGCGCAGAGGCCGGGAACCAAAGGTCCTTCATCCTCTACACGGACCTGAGCAGCGAGTCCACCTACGCCCTGACCTATCTCATGGGCGCAGCTGTCAACCAGGGAGACACCGTCTACATTGTCCACTGGGAGCCCTCGAAGCCCACGGACGACTCCCAGATGTTCGCCAACGTTGCCAGAATCAGAAAGCACGTCATGCACCTGTTTGACTGCGTCGCGGGCGTGCTCGACGACCTCGACGTCGTCGTCCTCTCCTTGACCCATCCGTACCCAAAACACCTCCTCAACGAGATGATCCACGGCCTCAAGCCAGTCGCCCTGTGCTGCTCCCTCTCGGTCATCCTGTCCACTCTGCAGAACTTCGTCTGCTCTGTGCCCATCCTCGCGGTTAGaaagaagctgaaacgtGCCAAGCGCAAGGGCATCAGCGAGTGA
- the RRD1 gene encoding peptidylprolyl isomerase RRD1 (Peptidyl-prolyl cis/trans-isomerase; activator of the phosphotyrosyl phosphatase activity of PP2A; involved in G1 phase progression, microtubule dynamics, bud morphogenesis and DNA repair; required for rapid reduction of Sgs1p levels in response to rapamycin; subunit of the Tap42p-Sit4p-Rrd1p complex; protein increases in abundance and relative distribution to the nucleus increases upon DNA replication stress), translating into MSLDRVDWPHATFSTPVKRIFDTQTTLDFQSSLAIHRIKYHLHKYTTLISHCSDPDPHATASSIAMVNGLMGVLDKLAHLIDETPPLPGPRRYGNLACREWHHKLDERLPQWLQEMLPSEYHEVVPELQYYLGNSFGSSTRLDYGTGHELSFMATVAALDMLGMFPHMRGADVFLLFNKYYTIMRRLILTYTLEPAGSHGVWGLDDHFHLVYILGSSQWQLLDAQAPLQPREILDKSLVREYKDTNFYCQGINFINEVKMGPFEEHSPILYDIAVTVPRWSKVCKGLLKMYSVEVLKKFPVVQHFWFGTGFFPWVNIQNGTDLPVFEEKEEESIEQANAGSPGREQTSTRFPTSTSMPPPGVPPSGNNINYLLSHQNQSHRNQTSFSRDRLRR; encoded by the coding sequence ATGTCTCTGGATCGTGTAGATTGGCCGCACGCCACCTTCTCTACGCCGGTGAAGCGTATCTTCGATACGCAGACAACGCTGGACTTCCAATCGTCACTAGCCATTCACAGAATCAAGTATCATCTTCACAAGTACACTACGTTGATATCGCACTGTTCTGACCCCGACCCGCACGCTACTGCGTCGTCGATCGCCATGGTTAACGGGCTGATGGGAGTGTTGGACAAGCTGGCACACCTGATCGACGAGACACCGCCTCTTCCAGGTCCTAGAAGGTATGGTAACCTAGCATGCCGCGAGTGGCATCACAAGCTGGATGAACGTTTGCCTCAGTGGCTGCAGGAAATGCTTCCCTCGGAATACCATGAGGTGGTGCCTGAATTGCAGTATTACCTGGGCAACAGCTTTGGTTCGTCGACAAGATTGGACTACGGCACGGGCCACGAACTTTCGTTCATGGCCACGGTCGCAGCACTGGACATGCTGGGGATGTTTCCGCACATGAGGGGGGCAGACGTTTTTCTGCTGTTCAACAAGTACTACACGATCATGAGGAGGCTGATCCTGACGTATACGCTGGAGCCCGCTGGGTCACATGGCGTGTGGGGGCTTGATGACCATTTCCACTTGGTGTACATCTTGGGCTCGTCTCAATGGCAGCTGCTTGATGCGCAAGCACCCTTGCAACCAAGAGAAATACTGGATAAGTCTCTGGTGCGCGAGTATAAGGACACCAACTTCTACTGCCAAGGCATAAACTTTATTAATGAGGTGAAAATGGGGCCCTTTGAAGAGCATTCCCCCATCCTATACGATATTGCCGTCACCGTTCCACGCTGGTCCAAAGTGTGTAAGGGGCTTCTAAAAATGTATTCTGTAGAGGTTCTGAAGAAGTTCCCCGTGGTGCAACATTTCTGGTTCGGCACAGGCTTCTTTCCCTGGGTCAACATTCAAAACGGCACTGATCTTCCagtctttgaagaaaaggaggaaGAGAGTATAGAACAGGCTAACGCAGGATCGCCCGGTCGAGAACAGACTTCAACACGATTCCCAACGTCCACGTCAATGCCTCCCCCAGGCGTTCCGCCGTCAGGTAACAATATCAACTATTTACTAAGCCATCAAAACCAGTCGCACCGGAACCAGacttctttttcaagagATAGACTACGTAGATAA
- the ESL1 gene encoding Esl1p (hEST1A/B (SMG5/6)-like protein; contributes to environment-sensing adaptive gene expression responses; Esl1p and Esl2p contain a 14-3-3-like domain and a putative PilT N-terminus ribonuclease domain; ESL1 has a paralog, ESL2, that arose from the whole genome duplication), whose amino-acid sequence MVDLMVPANDDPSNETDYSRSNNNHTHIVSDMRPTSAAFLHQKRHSSSSHNDTPESSFAKRRVPGIVDPVGKGFIDGITNSQISAQNTPSKTDDASRRPSISRKVMESTPQVKTSSIPTMDVPKSPYYVNRTMLARNMKVVSRDTYEDNANPQMRADEPLVASNGIYSNSQPQSQVTLSDIRRAPVVAASPPPMIRQLPSAQPNQTFIKKLQEIYKIIVVQETELQQRCLYLTTSQTTELKSLWAIYRLNTELIKNYINFIITALLTTQPINDLIMGQEILDIYRIEKRLWVYGIITFLDVLKNFSNFMDPEVCCQFIIYAFISVSNMLEDIPLKYSILWRQRLGDLSRMAISLYPSGFIDWRLSAEYWYTESMKYIYGCGKLYYHIATVQQNSLEAFVNLGKSVFCQDPFTPSQQTLQLLIENIYQSAFIDRSSGSANNNEIAHRNSQLIDYLKHTEVMLLPSFLENMDLQHVVLMYFKDKFGKDFNGNDVFDTKDMFCQNPESLRYYFRHAPAFAESQLLQLIGFGNPKNPFALLFQLPKYLKLKKDKREKKRSEATETSSYTDPFDVQISSESYFQNIDALNSSFNDIPTNLNIWLDSLNHINMTSIQCSIHVLTKFLHAPLVVALPHFLTWLHFIVAILKKLEMVNSKQVVAFWIHFLRRTMPWNSIVTLGNVLVCYMLDNLHPFLKKELEKFYSLELDDLIEYYNENENLPEIWKCWGTLWFDAIKKCDVMEIPGVQDHLFFDSPLDGIVFDEKDEVGEKFWMRSVRAVLLLKGIAKKFPDLGLKVSFQASVFCRRNDIPPDYFLKNLTFKLDAYDEDNYNDNNELDDLYDTIEINEEIEAVNMDPQATPNLSVVSGESIFEYTGYTRLAPDYHCFDKNGGFNSAFIYSQWSNVGNGVTLDVSGESIYDVANNNLSLHWEKIFFDKIAAASKGSDENYNCTLYFVIDATSWLRHFAHIFKLAKNNTLKFAICLTTFQELRYLRGSKDDTVVEAATRSVITIRQLYDEKKIIPMRFTGNIATHVEENLEFEEQITWKTHVDEFVIDAIAKLNQRFQAERLTDENKNKGKEFAVLVTDDDNMNQKAKDRMIKTCNTKYLFSLGSKLGINSGLCTN is encoded by the coding sequence ATGGTTGACCTAATGGTGCCGGCGAATGATGACCCTAGTAATGAAACTGATTATTCTAGATCCAACAACAACCACACTCATATTGTGAGCGATATGCGCCCGACCTCCGCCgcatttcttcatcaaaagCGACATAGTTCTTCGTCGCACAATGATACACCAGAGTCGTCGTTCGCTAAAAGAAGGGTGCCTGGAATTGTAGATCCCGTAGGGAAAGGATTTATAGATGGAATAACTAATAGCCAGATCTCTGCACAAAACACACCCTCCAAAACTGATGATGCATCTAGAAGACCGAGCATCTCTCGCAAAGTTATGGAATCGACACCACAAGTTAAGACCAGttctattccaacaatgGATGTTCCTAAATCTCCATATTATGTGAATAGAACTATGCTTGCTCGAAATATGAAGGTTGTTTCTAGAGACACTTATGAAGATAACGCAAATCCACAAATGAGAGCTGACGAGCCATTAGTCGCTTCAAATGGTATTTATAGCAATTCGCAACCCCAAAGCCAAGTAACTTTATCCGATATTAGAAGAGCTCCTGTAGTTGCTGCTTCACCCCCGCCGATGATAAGGCAACTTCCTTCGGCGCAGCCAAATCAGACGTTTATTAAAAAACTGCAGGAAATTTATAAAATCATAGTGGTGCAGGAAACCGAGTTACAACAAAGATGCCTTTATTTAACCACCTCTCAAACCACAGAACTAAAAAGTTTGTGGGCAATATACAGACTGAACACAGAACTGATCAAAAATTAcatcaatttcatcatcactGCATTATTAACTACACAACCTATAAACGACTTGATTATGGgccaagaaattttggatatttacagaatagaaaaaagatTGTGGGTTTATGGTATAATAACCTTCTTGGATGTACTAAAGAACTTTTCGAACTTTATGGACCCAGAGGTATGTTGTCAGTTTATTATATACGCTTTCATCTCTGTCTCAAATATGCTTGAGGATATACCGTTGAAATATTCTATTTTGTGGAGACAAAGATTGGGTGATTTGTCTAGAATGGCAATATCGCTGTACCCATCAGGATTCATAGATTGGAGGCTAAGCGCCGAATATTGGTATACCGAATCAATGAAATACATATATGGGTGCGGAAAactatattatcatattgCCACAGTTCAACAGAACAGTTTAGAAGCGTTCGTAAACTTGGGAAAAAGTGTTTTTTGTCAGGATCCCTTCACTCCGTCTCAGCAAACGTTACAGTTattgattgaaaatatcTATCAATCTGCATTCATAGATAGAAGTTCTGGTAGTGCgaacaataatgaaattgcCCATAGAAATTCTCAATTAATTGATTATTTAAAGCATACTGAAGTAATGCTATTACCTAGTTTCCTGGAGAATATGGATTTACAGCATGTTGTGCTTATGTACTTCAAAGACAAGTTTGGTAAAGATTTTAACGGAAATGACGTTTTCGATACAAAAGACATGTTTTGCCAAAATCCAGAATCATTGCGTTATTATTTTAGGCATGCCCCTGCATTTGCTGAATCTCAGCTTTTACAGCTAATCGGATTTGGCAATCCTAAAAACCCATTTGCATTATTGTTTCAGTTGCCTAagtatttgaaattaaagaaggataaaagagaaaaaaagagatcCGAAGCAACAGAAACATCTTCCTATACAGATCCATTCGATGTTCAAATAAGTTCAGAAAGCTACTTCCAGAATATCGATGCTTTAAATTCAAGTTTCAATGATATCCCAACCAATCTCAATATTTGGCTGGATTCTTTGAATCATATCAACATGACGTCAATACAATGCAGTATACATGTATtaacaaaatttcttcatgCACCATTAGTGGTTGCCTTACCGCACTTTTTGACGTGGTTACATTTTATAGTTgctattttgaaaaaattagaaatgGTAAATTCAAAGCAAGTAGTAGCATTCTGGATACATTTTTTAAGAAGGACAATGCCTTGGAATTCAATAGTGACCTTAGGTAATGTATTAGTTTGTTACATGCTGGATAATTTACAcccttttttgaaaaaagaattggaaaagttTTATTCATTGGAACTGGATGATTTGATCGAATATTataacgaaaatgaaaatcttCCGGAGATTTGGAAATGTTGGGGAACATTGTGGTTTGACGCTATCAAGAAGTGCGATGTAATGGAAATTCCTGGCGTTCAAGaccatctttttttcgatTCTCCCCTTGATGGTATAGtctttgatgaaaaagatgaagttGGTGAAAAATTCTGGATGCGCAGTGTGAGAGCAGTTTTACTTTTGAAAGGTATTGCCAAGAAATTTCCCGATTTGGGGTTGAAAGTAAGCTTTCAAGCTTCTGTGTTTTGTCGTCGAAATGACATACCTCCAGATTATTTCCTAAAGAATTTGACCTTTAAGCTAGATGCATATGACGAAGATAATTATAACGACAACAACGAATTAGATGATCTATATGACACAattgaaataaatgaagaaatcGAGGCTGTTAACATGGACCCACAAGCCACACCGAATTTGAGCGTCGTTTCTGGTGAAAGTATTTTCGAATATACTGGTTATACGAGATTGGCACCAGATTATCATTGTTTTGATAAAAACGGCGGGTTCAACAGTGCATTTATCTACAGCCAATGGTCCAATGTTGGTAATGGTGTAACACTGGATGTAAGCGGCGAATCTATATACGATGTTGCCAACAACAACTTGAGCCTGCATTGGgagaaaatattcttcGATAAAATTGCCGCCGCATCTAAAGGCAGTGACGAAAACTACAATTGTACGCTTTATTTTGTCATCGATGCTACCTCATGGTTAAGACACTTTGCACATATTTTCAAACTAGCCAAAAACAATACTCTTAAATTTGCGATTTGTCTGACCACATTTCAAGAACTACGTTATCTAAGAGGATCGAAAGACGATACTGTCGTCGAAGCAGCAACAAGGTCGGTAATTACTATTCGCCAGTTGTacgatgaaaagaaaattattcCTATGAGATTCACGGGGAATATTGCAACAcatgttgaagaaaatctGGAGTTCGAAGAGCAAATTACTTGGAAGACGCACGTCGATGAATTTGTTATTGATGCTATCGCCAAACTGAACCAAAGGTTTCAAGCTGAAAGATTGACTGAtgaaaacaagaacaaagGCAAGGAGTTTGCAGTGCTGGTAAcggatgatgataatatgAACCAAAAAGCGAAGGACAGAATGATAAAAACGTGCAATACAAAGTATTTATTTTCGTTAGGTAGCAAGCTTGGTATTAATAGTGGATTATGTACCAACtaa
- the VPR1 gene encoding Vpr1p (hypothetical protein) encodes MSHKRRGLVIYQDQKQQQQHPPGQSLSSISWSPTRRPHHPLKQQSTNSFSEILSKSSVQPNVQHDGNHMPISLLVLKQEHHKQQQQQQQRQNIRSQNSTPPLRQLVQESQWTSSASNSSLKKQEKQPQTFYNTDSKLVSQLHSSVKDLDAIIQTHKPKFDTIIRDFSQATILSSNELLIKLPKDQTIILHSRAPKINAEWLQNKVNDPSASLVIDSRSFLTLCNNIKWYLHWKFI; translated from the coding sequence ATGAGTCACAAGAGAAGGGGCCTGGTAATATATCAGGATCAGaagcagcaacaacaacaccCCCCGGGGCAGTCCCTAAGCTCTATATCCTGGTCTCCAACCAGGCGACCTCATCACCCTTTAAAACAACAAAGCACCAACAGTTTCTCAGAAATACTATCGAAATCAAGTGTGCAACCGAACGTGCAACATGACGGTAATCATATGCCCATTTCATTGCTAGTTCTGAAACAAGAACATCAtaagcagcagcagcagcagcagcagcgCCAGAATATCCGATCACAAAACTCTACGCCTCCCCTGCGACAGTTGGTTCAGGAGTCGCAGTGGACGAGCTCCGCAAGTAATAGTTCTCTAAAGAAACAGGAAAAGCAGCCGCAAACATTCTACAACACTGACTCTAAACTTGTTTCTCAACTGCATAGCTCCGTGAAGGACCTGGATGCCATAATCCAGACGCATAAACCAAAGTTTGACACAATTATTCGCGATTTCTCTCAAGCAACCATACTGTCCTCAAACGAGTTACTCATCAAACTTCCGAAGGACCAAACAATAATATTGCATAGCAGAGCGCCAAAAATTAACGCAGAATGGCTACAGAACAAGGTTAATGACCCTAGTGCCTCGTTAGTGATCGATTCAAGATCTTTTCTAACCTTGTGTAACAATATAAAATGGTACCTGCATTGGAAATTTATATGA